The Sulfurihydrogenibium subterraneum DSM 15120 sequence GATTGTTTTCATAATCTATTATATAAAGTGGGTCTGTCCTATAAACTTCTTCCTGTGAGTTTACCTGAGAGAGTAATATTAAAGTAAAAATCGTAAGAGGGATAAAAACTTCCATTAAAGTAATCCTTTTTCAGCAAAACTAAAGTAATCGTTTTTTCCAACAATTATGTGGTCTAAAATTTCAAAACCCATCTCAAGTGCAAGTTGAGAAAGCTTTTTAGTAAAGTTTATGTCCTCTTCGGAAGGTCTGCTTGAGCCGTTTGGGTGGTTGTGTGCTATTATTATTCCATTACAGTTATACTTTAACGCATAGTAAAGAATATCCCTTGGAAGAACCCTTACAACATTTAAAGACCCTTTGGCTATAACTTCTTTTGCTATAAGCTCGTTAGAGCTGTTTAGATAGATTCCAACCATATGTTCTTGAGACTCTTTAGACAGGTACTTTAAAAAGTTGTAGACATCTGATACAGAGGTTATTTTTATTTTTTCTTCATCATTTTCCATCCTTTTGGCAATCTCTATAATAGATAAGATTTGAAGAGCTTTTGTTGTACCAATTCCTTTTATTTTTTGCAGTTCTTCTAAAGATAAGTTTTTTAAATCTTTAAATGATTTACCGTTTAGTATCTTTTGAGATAATCCTATTACGTTTATCCCTTTTGTTCCAGAGCCTAAAGATATAGCTAAAAGTTCTTCATCAGATAAGGAAGAAAGCCCATATTTAAGAGCCTTCTCCCTTGGTAATAAATCTTTTGGTAAATCTTTAATAGGTTTTTTATAGATTACCCTATTTTGTTTCATGATTTTAATTTATTGTTCTCTATACCAGTAAACTCTTACGTACTTTTTACCTTCAGGATAGTTAAGTTTTAAGTCTCCTTTATATGCTTTATGTACTGCTTCACCTATTCTTCTTGCAAGG is a genomic window containing:
- the radC gene encoding RadC family protein, producing the protein MKQNRVIYKKPIKDLPKDLLPREKALKYGLSSLSDEELLAISLGSGTKGINVIGLSQKILNGKSFKDLKNLSLEELQKIKGIGTTKALQILSIIEIAKRMENDEEKIKITSVSDVYNFLKYLSKESQEHMVGIYLNSSNELIAKEVIAKGSLNVVRVLPRDILYYALKYNCNGIIIAHNHPNGSSRPSEEDINFTKKLSQLALEMGFEILDHIIVGKNDYFSFAEKGLL